A portion of the Thunnus maccoyii chromosome 20, fThuMac1.1, whole genome shotgun sequence genome contains these proteins:
- the mki67 gene encoding proliferation marker protein Ki-67 isoform X2 has product MPLHGKIVVVKRSGVDGTEFPLTASCLFGRKPTCDIRIQLPQVSKEHCRIDFNENKEVILTNLSSVNPTCVNGEALQQSERLKHGDVITIIDRSFRFEYPPPPTPKKRSSIGGKTETLKVLQDQHVGDTVAIEKGEKRISEVSIDPHLKDGTNHENIQRAIEKTVEVESKEDDGLLQSKTTSPFSDLYQMIKKSLDVKTPRKSSSSKFQTPASKICTPKCGTVEKNGEKPAISTEDTPKKDKANVSLGADETNGEAQSISNGTPKSVKKQRRSSQVPAAEMARPVVEEVEHAKSEAISPQKRRSATPQRSTISEVIEQISAQTTKSPMRRRSKEATPAKEQEKAKPEKVEEPSKKRKSGELATDLPKPQMKKKRVSFGGYLSPELFDKKMPPDSPLRKGATPRRSLCLPKPKQSLLRRASVIGLLKEFEQEYADSSANMTPSPKKKKKNASPKTPTPGKKSPKSRSPSPKAASPAKKSPKSNASSPKAQSPAKKSPKPRTPSPKAPTPAKNSPKSKTSSPKAQSPGKKSPNSKSASPARGRSPSKTKLETPTANEQPKTPRRSSTPGQVACKETPTGKRRSSLTPQENTATVVTPAKTPLNSQANTPTVQGRFSVSRINTPSPVAEDAVMDPVPSVTVTPKIPLRRKSMKSTSRKTPSMAKSAVKVMHRRSGISRASMKALNSWADIVKFGQTKVQVAAPAKQMVNKKTKKKIVSKPQTPARKLISHVSTGHADSPVTILVGRAHKQKVVHPTGNAPRVVTNTALFKKNMKMDEDLSGISEMFKTPANERKRRSVINENSATKTPVGSLTTSVVEPSVLNTPEELGEMMVSPLSVASTVKGRRYNSEAVQRLLNGNQESSFVSDTSALDIHTDDSSEQQCTDLKTISVTTPKQKPELPECPTGVKRIMKTPRQKAEPVEDIRGKVLKTPKQKPEQQECLTGVKRIMKTPRQKAEPVEDIRGKLLKTPKQKPEQQECLTGVKRIMKTPRQKSESVEDIRGNLLKTPKQKPEQQECLTGVKRVMKTPEQEAEPLEDIQGELLKTPTAAEVADVTFDVVKELETAAYVEESENLSEMADMKTPNLKSSPLVCLSGIKKVMKTPREKSAPVEDMLGIERLMKTPKEKGEPVENSFGIKRLMKSPRLKGNAPVEDFEGLQELMEEPLTTPTEPMETTEVDGPSDVILDVPQVDMAKGDVNEVVCTQLEVPSVHNANESSDAKETIPPAAVEKLPEEQLKTETATSEVTELDTIATDPDDQKKPTRGRRATTIESKAAENKQEATEHSEDPVVLAPVRGRRGKKTESTAPTAVRQTTRNRNAKSTESKDAELTQEESASLPSKVALKPKRGRNAKKASDDQAEMVQEVATETEMVPEPESEQSPPVDVNHAADDSEAPLEKAVVKPKRGRKTKQESEQCQSVPEQQDVPSTHSEDVLQADKAKEVDAKEVSSDQLEVAPIESDESKSSDAMETVTQAPKTESLPEVEMATCTVTETVQKKPVRGRKAKLVESKAAEDNQEAAEHCEDAVDPAPVRGRRGKRTTATAQPAVRKTTRGRNAKSQEGTTDDQPEMVPEEAVETKPVTEVSPEATPDQTATNASQEENESPPPEKEAVSKPSRGRRAKPTPVEPPQSEPEVSEQPEQPVPTVGKSRRGRKRNPDTVEQNEVVEDTVVAVETKQPSQPPVRAKRGRNAKHEEEKVEDDVKTTSVETTKSQEPVKKSRRTRKAEQDHIEAHEEVQTVETLVPEEAEAPLATEPVKMNEQATVAAKPGRGGRKAKQNAESVTPVESTETQEVPVVSTTDKPKRGRRVKQVAEEVNITAEVPEEKPDHELETEEKQQNVESNAAVVKTSRATGAKTSAKNEISQAVPAKRARRGAAPTTEETKTEESAPISVEPAKKGRRAAAKPTQLTEDSSNAVVEDTKTSKKSVKWQGDLKVYDITPVKAVRGRKSKLGGQDDAESNKMSQNADKTEEKDLSDKVVESQPAKRARRGAKVADVTTESTSTVKPKKGDTVQAAEAETQPKTRRGRSAKK; this is encoded by the exons ATGCCATTACATGGAAAAATTGTCGTGGTTAAGAGGAGTGGAGTGGATGGGACTGAATTTCCTCTTACTGCATCATGCCTGTTTGGAAG GAAGCCTACCTGTGATATTCGTATTCAGCTTCCTCAAGTCTCCAAGGAGCATTGCAGAATTGActtcaatgaaaataaagag GTTATATTGACAAATCTGAGCTCAGTGAATCCAACCTGTGTCAATGGAGAGGCTTTACAGCAGTCAGAGCGTTTGAAGCATGGAGATGTGATAACCATTATTGACCGTTCTTTCAG GTTCGAGTATCCTCCACCACCCACACCAAAGAAGAGGTCTTCCATTGGAGGCAAAACTGAAACCCTCAAA GTTCTGCAAGATCAGCATGTAGGGGACACAGTCGCTAttgaaaaaggagaaaagaggatCTCTGAAGTGTCCATAG ACCCTCATCTGAAAGATGGAACCAACCATGAAAACATCCAGCGAGCCATTGAGAAAACTGTGGAGGTGGAGTCCAAGGAGGATGATGGCCTGCTGCAAAGCAAGACCACTTCCCCCTTCAGTGATCTGTatcaaatgatcaaaaaatCTCTTGATGTCAAGACCCCTCGGAAATCCTCCAGCAGTAAGTTTCAGACGCCTGCCTCGAAGATTTGCACTCCAAAATGTGGGACAGTCgagaaaaatggtgaaaaacctGCCATTTCCACAGAAGACACCCCCAAGAAGGATAAAGCTAATGTCTCTCTTGGAGCTGATGAAACTAATGGGGAGGCTCAAAGTATAAGTAATGGGACCCCGAAGTCTGTTAAGAAGCAGAGGAGGTCCTCTCAGGTCCCTGCTGCTGAGATGGCTAGACCTGTAGTTGAAGAAGTGGAACATGCCAAGTCTGAAGCAATTTCACCACAGAAGAGACGCAGTGCAACTCCCCAGAGGTCTACTATCAGTGAGGTTATTGAGCAAATTTCTGCCCAAACAACTAAGTCCCCTATGAGAAGGAGGAGCAAGGAGGCCACACCAGCTAAGGAACAAGAGAAGGCAAAGCCTGAAAAAG TGGAAGAGCCGTCCAAAAAACGCAAAAGTGGAGAACTGGCAACTGACTTGCCCAAACCACAAATGAAGAAGAAACGAGTTTCCTTTGGAGGTTACCTGAGTCCTGagttatttgacaaaaaaatgccTCCTGACTCTCCATTACGCAAGGGGGCCACTCCACGGAGAAGCTTGTGTCTCCCCAAACCCAAACAATCTCTCCTTAGACGAGCATCAGTCATTGGCTTGCTCAAG GAGTTTGAGCAAGAGTATGCAGATAGTTCTGCAAACATGACTCCATCaccgaagaagaagaagaagaatgctTCTCCTAAGACTCCAACACCTGGAAAGAAATCACCAAAATCTAGGTCCCCTTCTCCCAAGGCTGCATCACCTGCAAAGAAGTCACCAAAATCAAATGCCTCCTCTCCCAAGGCTCAGTCACCTGCAAAGAAATCGCCAAAACCCAGGACCCCTTCTCCAAAGGCTCCAACACCAGCAAAGAATTCCCCCAAATCAAAGACCTCCTCTCCCAAGGCTCAGTCACCTGGAAAGAAATCACCAAATTCCAAGAGTGCATCCCCTGCTAGGGGAAGGTCTCCCTCCAAAACCAAATTGGAGACTCCTACAGCAAATGAACAGCCCAAAACCCCGCGCAGGTCTTCAACCCCAGGTCAGGTGGCTTGTAAAGAAACTCCCACTGGTAAGAGAAGGTCAAGCCTTACCCCTCAGGAAAATACTGCCACTGTTGTAACACCAGCAAAAACCCCTTTGAACTCACAAGCCAACACCCCCACTGTGCAAGGGCGATTCTCTGTGTCACGCATCAACACCCCATCACCAGTTGCAGAAGATGCTGTTATGGACCCAGTGCCTTCAGTCACTGTAACCCCTAAAATACCCCTGAGGAGAAAGAGCATGAAGAGCACCTCACGGAAGACTCCAAGCATGGCAAAGAGCGCTGTAAAAGTAATGCACAGAAGAAGTGGCATTTCACGGGCATCTATGAAAG CCTTAAATTCCTGGGCAGATATTGTCAAGTTTGGGCAAACCAAGGTCCAAGTGGCTGCTCCAGCTAAGCAAATGGTCaacaaaaagactaaaaagaaGATTGTATCCAAACCACAG ACCCCTGCAAGAAAACTGATCAGCCATGTCAGCACCGGTCATGCAGATTCACCTGTTACCATTCTGGTGGGCAGAGCTCACAAACAAAAGGTTGTACATCCAACTGGTAATGCACCAAGAGTGGTCACCAATACTGCACTCTTTAAAAAGAACATGAAAATGGATGAGGACTTGTCTG GAAtttctgaaatgtttaaaacacCTGCAAATGAAAGGAAGAGGAGATCTGTAATAAATGAGAACAGTGCCACCAAGACCCCAGTGGGAAGTCTGACTACATCTGTAGTAGAACCATCAGTGTTGAACACACCAGAGGAGCTAG GTGAAATGATGGTGTCTCCACTGAGTGTTGCATCTACAGTCAAAGGAAGAAGATACAACAGTGAGGCTGTCCAACGCCTCCTTAATGGAAATCAAGAATCTAGCTTTGTCAGTGACACTTCTGCCCTGGATATTCACACTGATGATTCAAGTGAACAGCAGTGCACAGATTTGAAGACCATCTCTGTAACAACTCCCAAACAGAAGCCAGAACTACCAGAGTGTCCCACAGGAGTTAAGAGGATCATGAAGACCCCAAGACAGAAAGCTGAACCTGTAGAAGACATCAGAGGGAAAGTTCTGAAAACACCTAAACAGAAGCCTGAACAACAGGAGTGTCTCACTGGAGTGAAGAGGATCATGAAGACCCCAAGACAGAAAGCTGAACCTGTGGAGGACATTAGAGGGAAACTTCTGAAAACACCTAAACAGAAGCCTGAACAACAGGAGTGTCTCACTGGAGTGAAGAGGATCATGAAGACCCCAAGACAGAAGTCTGAATCTGTAGAAGACATCAGAGGGAATCTTCTGAAAACACCTAAACAGAAACCTGAGCAACAAGAATGTCTCACTGGAGTGAAGAGGGTTATGAAGACCCCAGAACAGGAGGCTGAACCTCTTGAAGACATACAAGGAGAACTTCTGAAAACTCCCACAGCTGCAGAAGTTGCTGATGTGACTTTTGATGTTGTTAAGGAACTGGAGACAGCAGCATACGTGGAAGAATCCGAAAACCTATCTGAAATGGCAGACATGAAAACTCCAAACCTCAAGAGCTCCCCATTGGTTTGCCTCTCTGGTATCAAGAAGGTGATGAAAACGCCCAGGGAGAAAAGTGCTCCAGTTGAAGATATGCTTGGCATTGAGAGGCTCATGAAAACTCCCAAAGAAAAAGGTGAACCTGTTGAGAACAGCTTTGGTATCAAGAGACTCATGAAGTCACCCAGACTGAAGGGTAACGCTCCAGTGGAAGACTTTGAAGGACTTCAAGAGCTCATGGAGGAGCCACTGACTACTCCCACAGAACCAATGGAAACAACTGAG GTTGATGGGCCATCAGATGTGATCCTTGATGTCCCTCAAGTTGACATGGCCAAGG GAGATGTGAATGAAGTTGTGTGCACCCAGTTGGAGGTGCCCAGTGTACATAACGCAAATGAATCATCAGATGCCAAGGAAACTATCCCACCGGCAGCTGTAGAGAAGTTACCAGAAGAACAACTTAAAACTGAGACAGCTACATCCGAAGTTACGGAACTGGACACAATCGCCACTGATCCTGATGATCAGAAGAAACCTACTCGAGGCAGAAGGGCAACAACAATTGAATCTAAAGCAGCTGAGAATAAACAGGAGGCCACAGAACATTCTGAAGATCCTGTTGTCCTTGCTCCagtcagaggaagaagagggaagaAAACCGAGTCAACTGCACCAACCGCTGTTAGACAAACTACAAGAAACAGAAACGCAAAGTCCACTGAAAGCAAGGATGCTGAGCTCACACAGGAAGAAAGTGCCTCTCTGCCTTCCAAAGTCGCTCTTAAGCctaaaagaggaagaaatgccaaaaaagcTTCTGATGATCAAGCTGAAATGGTCCAAGAGGTTGCCACTGAAACCGAAATGGTGCCAGAACCTGAGAGTGAACAGAGTCCCCCAGTTGATGTCAACCACGCTGCAGATGACAGTGAAGCACCACTGGAAAAAGCTGTCGTGAAGCCCAAGCGAGGAAGAAAAACGAAACAAGAATCTGAACAATGTCAATCGGTGCCAGAGCAGCAAGATGTGCCCTCTACTCACAGCGAAGATGTTCTCCAAGCTGACAAGGCAAAAG AAGTGGATGCAAAGGAAGTCAGTAGTGACCAGCTGGAGGTGGCGCCCATTGAAAGTGATGAAAGTAAATCATCAGATGCCATGGAAACTGTCACACAGGCACCTAAAACTGAAAGTTTGCCTGAAGTGGAGATGGCAACTTGCACAGTCACAGAAACCGTCCAGAAGAAACCTGTTCGAGGCAGAAAGGCCAAACTGGTGGAATCTAAAGCAGCTGAAGATAACCAAGAGGCAGCAGAACATTGTGAAGATGCTGTTGACCCTGCTCCagtcagaggaagaagagggaagaGAACTACAGCTACTGCACAACCCGCTGTTAGAAAAACTACCAGGGGCAGAAATGCTAAGTCTCAAGAAGGTACTACAGATGATCAACCTGAAATGGTGCCAGAGGAAGCTGTGGAAACAAAACCAGTGACTGAGGTTTCACCGGAAGCTACACCTGACCAAACAGCAACAAATGCCAGTCAAGAAGAAAACGAGTCTCCACCCCCTGAAAAGGAAGCTGTGTCGAAGCCCAGCAGGGGGAGAAGAGCTAAACCCACACCTGTCGAACCACCTCAATCAGAACCAGAAGTGAGTGAACAGCCCGAACAGCCTGTTCCCACTGTTGGAAAATcaagaagagggagaaagagaaaccCTGATACTGTTGAACAAAATGAGGTGGTTGAAGACACAGTTGTTGCTGTGGAAACCAAGCAGCCGTCCCAACCTCCTGTCAGGGCTAAGAGGGGAAGAAATGccaaacatgaagaagaaaaggtAGAGGATGATGTCAAGACTACCTCAGTAGAGACTACTAAATCCCAGGAGCCGGTTAAAAAGTCGAGGAGAACCAGAAAGGCTGAGCAAGACCACATAGAAGCACATGAAGAAGTCCAAACGGTTGAAACTCTTGTCCCAGAGGAGGCTGAAGCTCCACTTGCTACTGAACCAGTGAAGATGAATGAACAAGCGACCGTGGCTGCAAAACCCGGGCGAGGAGGGcgaaaagcaaaacaaaatgctgaGAGCGTAACCCCTGTTGAATCCACTGAGACCCAAGAGGTACCTGTTGTCAGCACCACAGACAAACCCAAGCGGGGTAGGAGGGTAAAACAAGTTGCTGAAGAGGTTAATATCACTGCTGAAGTACCAGAGGAAAAACCTGACCATGAGCTGGAGACCGAGGAGAAGCAGCAAAATGTTGAGTCAAACGCTGCTGTCGTTAAAACTAGTAGGGCAACAGGGGCGAAAACTTCTGCGAAAAATGAGATTTCACAAGCCGTTCCAGCCAAGCGAGCACGTCGCGGTGCAGCCCCTACCACTgaggagaccaaaacagaagaGTCTGCTCCGATTTCAGTAGAACCGGCCAAAAAGGGAAGACGGGCAGCAGCAAAACCCACACAGCTCACTGAAGATTCAAGCAATGCTGTTGTGGAAGACACAAAAACGTCCAAAAAATCCGTCAAGTGGCAAGGAGATTTGAAAGTCTATGATATAACGCCTGTAAAGGCAGTTCGCGGCAGGAAGTCAAAACTTGGCGGCCAAGATGATGCTGAAAGCAACAAGATGTCACAGAATGCCGACAAAACTGAAGAGAAGGATCTCTCAGATAAGGTTGTTGAATCTCAGCCCGCCAAGAGAGCCAGACGAGGGGCAAAGGTCGCTGATGTAACCACTGAGTCCACAAGCACAGTAAAGCCTAAGAAAGGTGATACCGTGCAGGCTGCTGAAGCCGAGACACAGCCAAAAACCAGAAGAGGAAGATCAGCAAAGAAATAA